From the genome of Corallococcus macrosporus DSM 14697:
GCACCGGGTGCTCTTCTGGGGCATCCTGGGCGCGTTCGTCATGCGCGCCGGCCTCATCCTCGCCGGCACGGCGCTGGTGAAGCAGTTCCACTGGCTCATCTACCTGTTCGGCGCGTTCCTCGTCTTCACCGCGGTGAAGATGCTGGTGTCCAAGGACGAGGAGATTGACCCGGAGCAGAAGGGCATCGTGAAGTTCGCGCGCCGGGTGCTGCCGGTGGCCCGCCTGGGGGAGGGCAGCCGCTTCATGGTGCAGGAGGACGGCCGCAGCAAGTTCACCCCGCTCTTCATCGTGCTGCTGGTGGTGGAGGCCACGGACCTGCTCTTCGCGCTGGACTCCATCCCCGCGGTGCTGGGCATCAGCCAGGACGCCTTCATCATCTACACGTCCAACGTGTGCGCGATTCTGGGCCTGCGCTCGCTGTTCTTCGTCGTGGCCAGTTTGATGGACAAGTTCCACTTCCTGAAGGTGGGCCTGAGCGCCATCCTGGGCTTCGTGGGCGTGAAGATGCTCATCACCTTCTTCGACATCCACCTCCACATCGGCATCTCCCTGGGCGTGATTGCCGGCATCCTCTTGGCGGCCATCATCGCCTCGCTGGTGTGGCCGAAGCAGCCGGACCCCGGCCAGGACCGGGAGAGCGCGAAGACGTAGGCCGGGCGCTGGGGCTTCCAACCCAGCGTTTTCCTTGCAAGTGGCGGCGGTTGCCGCCAAATCTGGGGGCATGTCCTCCAGCGCCACCACCGACGGCATCCGCATCACCGTGAAGCCCTCCTACTGGCCGGAGCGCAGCGCTCCGGAGTCCGGGCAGTTCGCCTTCATGTACACGGTGGAGATTGCCAACGAGGGCGACGCGCCCGCGCAGCTCAAGGCACGGCACTGGGTCATCACCGATGCCACGGGCAAGGTGGAGGAGGTGCGGGGCGAGGGCGTGGTGGGCCGCCAGCCCCACCTGGGGCCCGGAGAGCGGTTCGAGTACACGAGCTGGGCCATGCTCCGCACGCCCTTCGGCACCATGCGCGGCAGCTATGACATGGCGCGGCCGGACGGCACGCGCTTCGAGGCGCGCATCGCCGAGTTCGCGCTCACCCTCCCCAATTCCCTGCACTGATGCCAACGCCCACCTCGAAGCGAGGGCTGCTGCTCGTCAACCTGGGGACGCCGGACGCGCCCCAGCCGGGGCCGGTGCGCCGCTACCTGCGCGAGTTCCTCAGCGATCCGCGCGTCATCGACATCCACCCCGTGGCCCGCTGGGCGCTGCTCAACCTCGTCATCCTGCCGGTGCGGCCGGCGAAGAGCGCGGAGGCGTACCGCAAAATCTGGATGAAGGAGGGCTCGCCGCTGCTGGTGTACAGCCAGGCCCTGGCGGCCCAGGTGGCCGAGCGGCTGGCGGGCGAGTACGAGGTGGTGCTGGCCATGCGGTATGGCTCGCCCTCCATCCCCGACGGCATCGCGGCGCTCAAGGCGCGCGGCGTGTCGGAGTTCACCGTGCTGCCGCTGTACCCGCAGGAGGCCGCGTCCTCCACGGCGTCCTCGCTGGCGCGCACCTACGAGGTGCTGGCCCAGTCCTGGGACGTGCCCTTCGTGCGCGCGGTGCCGGCCTTCTTCGAGCACCCGGGCTTCCTGGACGCCTTCACCACCGTGGCGCGGCCGGTGATTGACGAGGCGCGCGCCGACTACGTCCTCTTCAGCTTCCACGGCCTGCCGGAGCGGCACATGCGCAAGAGCGACCCCACGGGGACGCACTGCCTGTCCACGGCCTCGTGCTGCGACGCCCTGACGGACGCGAACCGGCACTGCTACCGCGCGCAGAGCTACGCGACGGCGCGGGGGCTGGCGCAGCGGCTGGGCCTGCCGGCGGACGGGTGGAGCGTGTCCTTCCAGTCGCGCCTGGGCCGCACGCCGTGGGTGAAGCCGTACACGGACGTGGTGCTGCCGGAGCTGGCGAAGCAGGGCGTGAAGCGGCTGGCGGTGATGTGCCCGGCCTTCGTGGCGGACTGCCTGGAGACGCTGGAGGAGATTGGCCTCCGCGCGCGGGAGCAGTTCGTGGAGGCGGGAGGGGAGTCGCTGACGCTCGTCCCCTCCCTCAACGCCCACCCGGCGTGGGTGGACGCGGTGGTGCGCATGGTGCGCGAGTCGGACGGCCCGCCTACTGCTGCGGCTGCGCCGTAGGCGCCGGCGCGGGGGCCGCTTCCGCCGCGCTGAGGCGCAGCTTCATCGTGCCCGTGGGCACCTGGAGGGCGGCGGTGGGGAAGCCGCCCTTCGTCACCGAGGTGATGGTGCCTTCCCAGGAGCGCCAGCGTCCGGCCTTCACCAGGAACTCGCCGCGGCCGGTGATGGTGACCTCGGCGCTGGCGCTGGTTTCGGGCGAGGGCTTGCGCCGGGGGTTCTCCGAGTCCGCGGCCTCCGCCTCTTCCTCCGCGGCGCGCGCGGGCGAGGTGGGCGGGGCCTCCTGCGCGTGGACCGTGCCACCCAGCTTCTCGGAGATGTCGTACTCCAGCGTGGCCACCTGCTCGCCGCCGTCAGCGGGCGTCAGGCTGGCGAGCTTCACGCGGTTGCGCCGCTCCGGCTGGCCGGCCTGGAACTGGGCCCCCAGCGCCTCGGACAGAATCAGCTCGGTGCCGAGCGACCAGGTGTCGCCGGTGCCCACCGGCTCCCTGGGCAGCTCCAGCACCAGGGTGGCCGTGTTGCGGGTGGCGCCCTGCAGGCCGTCGAGCACGAAGCCGCGCTCGCTCAGGGTGCCGACGTCCACCTCGGCGTTGCTGCCCTCGGGGATGACGCGGAGGCGGTAGTCACCCGAGTCGGTCCGCTCCAGCGCGTAGGTGAGGGCGTCGGGCAGCGTCGCCGCGGGCGCCGCGGCGGCGGGCTTCTCCTTGCCCTTGCCCCTGCCCTTCCTGGTGGAGGAGCCCTCCTCAGGGGCGCCGCCGGTGCGCTCGATGTCGAGCCGGTACGACGTGGGCGCGCCCGCGGTGAGCTTCCACCGGAGGACCACCTTCGAGGGGTCCACCGGGGGCTCCGCGGCCTGGGCCGGGGCGGCCTCCGGGGGAGGCGGAGCGTCTTTCATCCCCGGCGGGCGGGGGATGGGCTCCATCTTCCCGCGAGGTTCTTCCTTGCAGGCGGTGAGTGACAGGGCGAGGACCAGGCCATACACGCTTCGCTTCACGCGGGGACGCTCCTTGGCATCCCTGGCGGGATATCGAAGCAAGCGAGGTCATTCAAGTACGTCACCCGGCCGCTCCGAGGATGAATGGGCGAGATAGATGTCGACCTGCGTCTTGACGCGTCCGGCGAAGTCTGGGTCGAGCCGCTCCATGATGGCCCATTCGAGCTCGCGGTCCCGGCGGAGGTCGGGCCTGGCGGAGCGCACCAGCACGGGCTCCGCGGAGAGCAGGACGGTGGGCATGATGTTCTGCTTCTCCTCGGGGGCCGACATGGTCGTCTTCTCCGGGGCCGGCAACGACTGGGTCCGAGCGGGCATGTTGGCGGCCATCTGGTACGCGCGCACGGTGAACCGGCCGTCGGGGCGCTTGTACCCTTCGACGTAGAGGCGGGACCAGTGGGTGAAGACGTCGTAGTTGCCGGAGACCTTCCAAGGCGTGATGAGGAACAGCGGGTCCGTGCTGGGCAGCAGGGCGTAGCCGCGCTCGCTCAGGACGGCCTCGGCGGCCTTCATGACCTGCCGTGCGGGCATGTCGTACACCACGTAGCTGGTCGTGCGTTCCAGCAGCGTCTGGCGTTGGCTCGTGCAACCCGTCAGCACCAGCAGCATGAGGATGCTCGCGAATTGGGGGCTCATCGTCATCGACAGGACTCCTTGAGGGGGCAGGGCCACATGTGTGCGGCGCCCGTGACAACGTCGTGGCTCGCGGGCCCATATCGCTGGGGGCATGCGGAAAGTGACGCCGGGCAGCCGGGCGTCTGGTGGCCTCGCGTCACGGCCCGGCCTTGCGTTTCGTGGCTGCTTCGCGAAGAAGCGGGGGCATGTCCGCGCCGCTCGATGAGTCCGTGACTCCCTTGTTCGATACGGCCAGCGATGCGCTGGCGTGGCTGCGGGCGCAGGGGCTCGAGCACCTGTCGCGGCTGAGCCTGGCGGTGCTGATGCCGCTGGTGGATGCCGCCTGGTTGCCGCAGGCGCGGCCCGTGCTCGCCCGCCGCCGGCTGGTGGAGTTGTTGAGCACGGACTCGCTGGCGCGTTGGATGACGGAGGCGATGCCGTCGCCCCGGATGAAGGAGCTGCTGCCCACGCTCGCCTGGCGCTTCGTGGAGGCGGAGCGGCTGGGCGCGGAGGCGTCACGGGCCTCGCTCGAGGAGCGGCTCGCGCCGCCTGGGGATTCCCGCACGCATCGCGTCCATGGGCTGTTGCTGGCGTTGCGCGCGCGGGTTCCAGCGTCCGTCGCGCCTCGGCCGGTGCACGCGCTGGTGCCGGACCTGATGCAGTACGACGCGCCGCTGCCGGGCTTCCGCCTGCGCGAGACGCGCATCTCCGAGCTGCCGGTGGGCGCGCACGCGGGCTTCATCCTCCCCGAGGCCCGGCTGATTTTCTCCCCCACCGAAGTCACGGGGGACTGCTCTTGCGGCGCGACGTTCTGCGTCCACCTGCTGGCGGTCATCGACACGGCGCTGCTGTGGCTGCGCCAGCCCTGGTCGGAGACCTTTGGCGAGGAGCTGGAGGAGCTGGTCCGTCCCGGCTGGGAGCGCGCGCTGCGGGCGCTGGAGCGGGCCGTCGATGACAGCCCCGGCGGGCCCGGGGGTGGGGAGGTTTCCTGGCGGCTGGACGTCATCAACGGGTACGGCGTGGAGCTGGCGCCGTACGTGCACAAGCGCAACAAGAAGGGGCAGCGCAGCACGGGCGCGAAGGTGAGCCGGCGCAAGCTGCTCCAGGAGCATGGCTCGCAGTTGTCGGCGGCGGATGCGCGGCTGGCGGCGTTGCTGCCGGAGTCGGAGGCCCCGGCGTCGCGCGCGCTGCTCTTCGAGCTGGTGGGGCATCCTCGCATCCACCTGGATGAGAACCCGGACCTGCTGGTGCGCATCGAGCGCGCGAAGGTCGGGCTCGTCGCCGAGGACCGGGACGGGGTGGTCATCGTCAGCGCGGGCGTGGATGGCGCGACGCTGCCCTCGGCGATGCTGGAGCGGGTGCGCAGGGCGCCGCCGGAGGAGGGGCTCTACGTCTGGGACGACCACCAGCGGGTGCTCACCGTGCTGGACGCGGGGCCGGAGGTCCGCGCGCTGCTGACGGCGTTGAACCGCCACGGCAACGCGTTTCCGCCGGAGAGCCATGTGGCGCTGCTGGACCAGCTGTCGAAGCTGTCCCTGCGCGTGCCGGTGGCGCTGCCCCGGAGCGTCATGGGGGAGTCGGTGCCGCTGCGTTACGTCTCCGTGGTGCGCATGGAGGCGCATGCGAGCGGCGCGGTCCGCGTGGAGCTGCGTGCCCGCCCGCTGCCTGACAGCCCCACGTTCATTCCGGGGGAGGGGGCGCGTGACGTCCACATCCGGCGAGGCACGGGGGCGGTGCACGCGGTGCGGGACTTCGTTCAGGAACGCGATACGGCGGAGCTGCTGCAGGCCCGGTTGCCGCTGGACACGGCGGAGCCCGAGGAGCTGCCCTTCACCTTCCGCTTCACCAGCGCGCAGGGCGGCCTGGCGGTACTCGCGGCGTGTACGGAGGTGGAGCCTCGGCCGGAGCTGGAGTGGGTGGGGGCGCCGGTGCGGCTGTTCCAGGCCCCCGCGCCTCAGGCGCTGAAGGTCATCCTGGAGCGGAAGCGGGACTGGTTCGGCGTGCTGGGCGGGCTGTCCGTGGAAGGCGAGCGGGTGGAGCTGGCGCGGTTGCTGGACGCGGCTCGGCGCAAGGAGCGCTGGGTCCAGGTGGACGCGACGTCCTACGTGGAGATTGAGGGGGCGCTGCGGGAGCACCTGGAGCGGCTGGCGGACCATGCCCACGCCACACGCCATGGGCTGGAGGTGGGGCCCTCCGCGGTGGAGGCGCTCACCGCGCTCCAGGACGCCGGCGCGGACGTCGAGGCGGACAAGACGTGGCAGTCGCTGGTGGAGCGCATCTTCGCGGCGAAGGAGCTGAAGCCGCGGGTGCCCGCGGGGCTGAAGACGGCGCTGCGGGACTATCAGCAGGAGGGCTTCCGCTGGCTGACGCGGTTGGCGTCGTGGGGGGCGGGTGGGGTGCTCGCGGACGACATGGGCCTGGGCAAGACGGTGCAGGCGCTGACGGTGCTCCTGGACCGGAGCAAGCTGGGGCCCGCGCTGGTGCTGGCGCCGACGTCCGTGGCCTTCAACTGGATGGAGGAGGCGAAGCGCTTCGCGCCGTCGCTGCGGATGACGCTGTTCTCGGAGGTGGCGGACCGGGGTCAGACGTTGGAGCGCTTGGGGCCCAAGGACGTGCTGGTGATGAGCTATGGCCTGCTCACGCGGGACATCGAGCGGCTGTCGAAGCTCCGCTTCTCCACCATCATCTTCGACGAGGCGCAGACGCTGAAGAACGCGACGACGCACCGCTTCCGCGCGGCGCGGGCGCTCCAGGGGGACTTCAAGTTCGCGCTCTCCGGCACGCCGCTGGAGAACCACCTGGGCGAGCTGTGGAGCCTCTTCGCCGTCGTCTTCCCAGGGCTGCTCGGGAGCTGGGAGGCGTTCCGCTCGCGCTTCGCCGCGCCGATTGAGCGGGGCGTGGACCCGACGGCCGCGCCCGCGCTGGCCCGGGTGCTTCAGCCCTTCCTGCTGCGCCGCACGAAGGCGCAGGTGGAGGCGCAGTTGCCGCCGCGCACGGACATCCGGGTGCCCATCGTCCTGTCGTCCGAGGAGTGGGCGCTCTACGAGGACGCGCGGCTGGCGGCGCTCTCGGATTTGGAGACGCGCAAGCCGAAGCTGAAGGAGCAGGAGCGGCGCATCGAAATCCTGGCGGCGCTCACGCGGCTGCGCCTGCTGGCTTCACATCCGCGGTTGTATGACGCGGGCTCGAAGCTGGAGTCGGCCAAGCTGGAGCGGTTCATGGAGTTGGTGCGGGAGCTCCGCGCGGAGGGGCATCGCGCGCTCGTGTTCAGCCAGTTCACGTCCCATCTGGCGCTGGTGCGCGAGGTGCTGGACGCGGAGGGGATTGATTACGAGTACCTGGATGGACAGACGCCCGCGGGGGCTCGGGCCGAGCGGGTGCGCGCGTTCCAGGAGGGGGACGTCCCGCTGTTCCTGATTTCGCTCAAGGCCGGTGGCTTCGGGCTGAACCTCACGGCGGCGACCACGGTGATTCACCTGGACCCGTGGTGGAACCCCGCCGTGGAGGACCAGGCCTCCGACCGCGCGCACCGGATTGGCCAGGAGCGGCCGGTGACGGTGTACCGGCTGGTGACGCGGGGGACCATCGAGGAGCAGATGCTGTCGCTGCACGAGCACAAGCGCGCGCTGGTGGCGGGGGTGCTGGAAGGGAAGGACGCGGCTGGACGGCTGTCGACCCAGGAGTTGCTGGGGTTGCTGTCTCAGCGACTGGCGCCGCCTGGGGAGGAGGAGGGGCCTCGGACTCGGCACTGATTGGCTGGGCGGGGGAATTGGGGTGGGTCTCGGTTCTCACGCCCTGACATCGGCCACCCGTTCATTTCACTGGGGACTCAGGGAATCGGGCGTGGCTCACGGCTGAGCATGTGCAACAAGCTATCGGTCCTCCAGGGAAGCGCACCGTTGAAGTGAGGCTCCGAGTTCCACAGGCTGAGTGCGCCGAGGACCGTGAGACTTGCGAGCATCGGCACGGCCAGCGAGCGTGGTCGGTCTTGCTTCAGGCAGAGCCAGATGAAGGCCGC
Proteins encoded in this window:
- a CDS encoding TerC family protein, coding for MNTQVALWVGFNVFVLAMLALDLGLFHRKDHAVTPKEAGLWTLVWITLSLIFCAGIWHYQGPTVGLQWLTAYVVEYALSVDNLFVFLMVFSYFRVAPEHQHRVLFWGILGAFVMRAGLILAGTALVKQFHWLIYLFGAFLVFTAVKMLVSKDEEIDPEQKGIVKFARRVLPVARLGEGSRFMVQEDGRSKFTPLFIVLLVVEATDLLFALDSIPAVLGISQDAFIIYTSNVCAILGLRSLFFVVASLMDKFHFLKVGLSAILGFVGVKMLITFFDIHLHIGISLGVIAGILLAAIIASLVWPKQPDPGQDRESAKT
- the apaG gene encoding Co2+/Mg2+ efflux protein ApaG, producing the protein MSSSATTDGIRITVKPSYWPERSAPESGQFAFMYTVEIANEGDAPAQLKARHWVITDATGKVEEVRGEGVVGRQPHLGPGERFEYTSWAMLRTPFGTMRGSYDMARPDGTRFEARIAEFALTLPNSLH
- the hemH gene encoding ferrochelatase → MPTPTSKRGLLLVNLGTPDAPQPGPVRRYLREFLSDPRVIDIHPVARWALLNLVILPVRPAKSAEAYRKIWMKEGSPLLVYSQALAAQVAERLAGEYEVVLAMRYGSPSIPDGIAALKARGVSEFTVLPLYPQEAASSTASSLARTYEVLAQSWDVPFVRAVPAFFEHPGFLDAFTTVARPVIDEARADYVLFSFHGLPERHMRKSDPTGTHCLSTASCCDALTDANRHCYRAQSYATARGLAQRLGLPADGWSVSFQSRLGRTPWVKPYTDVVLPELAKQGVKRLAVMCPAFVADCLETLEEIGLRAREQFVEAGGESLTLVPSLNAHPAWVDAVVRMVRESDGPPTAAAAP
- a CDS encoding DEAD/DEAH box helicase, whose translation is MSAPLDESVTPLFDTASDALAWLRAQGLEHLSRLSLAVLMPLVDAAWLPQARPVLARRRLVELLSTDSLARWMTEAMPSPRMKELLPTLAWRFVEAERLGAEASRASLEERLAPPGDSRTHRVHGLLLALRARVPASVAPRPVHALVPDLMQYDAPLPGFRLRETRISELPVGAHAGFILPEARLIFSPTEVTGDCSCGATFCVHLLAVIDTALLWLRQPWSETFGEELEELVRPGWERALRALERAVDDSPGGPGGGEVSWRLDVINGYGVELAPYVHKRNKKGQRSTGAKVSRRKLLQEHGSQLSAADARLAALLPESEAPASRALLFELVGHPRIHLDENPDLLVRIERAKVGLVAEDRDGVVIVSAGVDGATLPSAMLERVRRAPPEEGLYVWDDHQRVLTVLDAGPEVRALLTALNRHGNAFPPESHVALLDQLSKLSLRVPVALPRSVMGESVPLRYVSVVRMEAHASGAVRVELRARPLPDSPTFIPGEGARDVHIRRGTGAVHAVRDFVQERDTAELLQARLPLDTAEPEELPFTFRFTSAQGGLAVLAACTEVEPRPELEWVGAPVRLFQAPAPQALKVILERKRDWFGVLGGLSVEGERVELARLLDAARRKERWVQVDATSYVEIEGALREHLERLADHAHATRHGLEVGPSAVEALTALQDAGADVEADKTWQSLVERIFAAKELKPRVPAGLKTALRDYQQEGFRWLTRLASWGAGGVLADDMGLGKTVQALTVLLDRSKLGPALVLAPTSVAFNWMEEAKRFAPSLRMTLFSEVADRGQTLERLGPKDVLVMSYGLLTRDIERLSKLRFSTIIFDEAQTLKNATTHRFRAARALQGDFKFALSGTPLENHLGELWSLFAVVFPGLLGSWEAFRSRFAAPIERGVDPTAAPALARVLQPFLLRRTKAQVEAQLPPRTDIRVPIVLSSEEWALYEDARLAALSDLETRKPKLKEQERRIEILAALTRLRLLASHPRLYDAGSKLESAKLERFMELVRELRAEGHRALVFSQFTSHLALVREVLDAEGIDYEYLDGQTPAGARAERVRAFQEGDVPLFLISLKAGGFGLNLTAATTVIHLDPWWNPAVEDQASDRAHRIGQERPVTVYRLVTRGTIEEQMLSLHEHKRALVAGVLEGKDAAGRLSTQELLGLLSQRLAPPGEEEGPRTRH